One stretch of Podospora bellae-mahoneyi strain CBS 112042 chromosome 2, whole genome shotgun sequence DNA includes these proteins:
- the HGT20 gene encoding Bifunctional purine biosynthesis protein PurH (EggNog:ENOG503NWPR; COG:G) produces MASAFHEVTPFLVILILIATLGPLQFGFHLAELNAPEDVITCQKKSISALQQLASLVITKSSSSDDVVDCIPMSRSDFAAISAVFTVGGLLGALTSGPFTSARGRKLPMQLTAAFYLLGSIVETSAGSVPTMIIGRFLTGVGAGASTVIVPLYISEVAPPTQRGFFGAFTQISINVGILFTQTLGFFLSYGSAWRWIMGTGVIIALAQSLGLALLPESPAWTASAKGDVTHARRVLQRIRGRVSNIDEEVESWGQGASKPTSEEEALLVSNESTSADASGLLTPSAGAQHSPRVHLGFLQVLRDPLTRPAIIAVVGIMFAQQLCGINSIIMYSVSLLKDLLPISSALLTIVISILNLGVTMAASPLPDRFGRKTCLLISIMGQGTSSLALALAIHFDVKILSAIAVLFFVAFFAVGLGPVPFIMASELVGPEAVGATQSWALGASYVATFLVAYLFPIVNAALNDAFGGAGWVYFVFAGFALLWAAFVSGRVPETRGRKDADEVWGRTRRVD; encoded by the exons ATGGCGTCCGCTTTCCACGAAGTCACGCCGTTCTTGGTGATACTGATACTGATTGCTACCCTTGGGCCCCTCCAGTTTGGCTTTCACTTG GCTGAGCTCAACGCACCTGAAGATGTTATCACCtgccaaaagaaaagcattTCGGCGCTTCAGCAGCTGGCCTCCCTTGTTATTACCAAGAGTAGCTCATCCGACGATGTTGTGGACTGTATTCCCATGAGCCGTTCCGACTTTGCCGCCATCTCGGCCGTCTTCACCGTCGGCGGCCTTCTCGGCGCCCTCACATCCGGCCCTTTTACGTCGGCACGCGGGCGCAAGCTCCCCATGCAATTGACGGCCGCCTTTTACTTGCTTGGATCCATCGTCGAAACCTCTGCAGGCTCTGTACCCACCATGATCATTGGCCGTTTTCTCACGGGTGTTGGGGCCGGTGCCAGCACTGTCATCGTTCCCTTGTACATCAGTGAAgtggcaccaccaacacagaGAGGTTTCTTTGGCGCCTTCACCCAAATCAGCATCAACGTCGGTATTCTGTTCACTCAAACTCTGGGCTTCTTCCTGAGTTATGGAAGTGCTTGGCGATGGATTATGGGCACCGGCGTTATCATTGCTCTTGCTCAAAGTCTTGGTTTGGCTCTTCTCCCCGAAAGCCCAGCTTGGACTGCTAGTGCCAAGGGCGACGTCACCCACGCTCGGCGTGTTCTGCAGCGCATTCGCGGCAGGGTTAGCAACATTGACGAGGAAGTGGAAAGTTGGGGCCAAGGGGCCAGCAAGCCAACTAGTGAGGAGGAAGCGCTGCTTGTCAGCAATGAAAGCACCTCGGCAGACGCCTCCGGACTCTTGACGCCATCAGCTGGTGCCCAGCACTCCCCTCGGGTACATCTTGGGTTTCTACAAGTCCTTCGTGATCCCCTCACCAGGCCCGCCATCATTGCGGTTGTAGGCATCATGTTCGCCCAGCAACTGTGCGGCATcaactccatcatcatgtACTCCGTTTCGCTGCTCAAGGACCTTCTCCCCATCAGCTCAGCTTTGCTCACCATCgtcatctccatcctcaacctcggcgtTACTATggctgcttctcctcttcccgaTCGTTTTGGACGCAAGACCTGCCTGCTGATTTCCATTATGGGACAAGGTACTAGCTCTTTAGCCCTGGCTCTTGCGATCCATTTCGACGTCAAGATCTTGTCTGCCATTGCCGTCTTATTTTTTGTGGCCTTCTTCGCTGTGGGCCTAGGCCCAGTCCCGTTCATCATGGCCTCTGAGCTCGTGGGCCCGGAGGCTGTGGGGGCGACGCAAAGCTGGGCTCTGGGTGCAAGCTATGTGGCTACCTTCCTCGTGGCGTACTTGTTCCCCATTGTCAACGCTGCGTTGAACGATGCgtttggtggtgccggtTGGGTATACTTTGTCTTTGCAGGATTTGCCCTTCTATGGGCCGCATTTGTGAGCGGCCGTGTTCCCGAAACTCGCGGGCGGAAGGATGCAGACGAGGTCTGGGGCCGTACGAGAAGGGTCGACTGA
- the ARP2_1 gene encoding Actin-related protein 2 (BUSCO:EOG09262MEK; EggNog:ENOG503NU86; COG:Z) — translation MANEAPIVLDGGTGFLKVGYAAQNFPEFQYPSIVGRPILRTEEQGGSDMVIKDIMCGDEAAAARTMLQVSYPMENGIVKKWDDMQHLWDYTFYEKMKVDTRGRKILLTEPPLNPLRNREQMCQVMFERYEFGGVYVAIQAVLALYAQGLSSGVVVDSGDGVTHIVPVYESVVLNHLTRRLDVAGRDVTRNLIALLTRRGYALNRTADFETVRQMKEKLCYVSYDLELDKRLSEDTTVLVESYTLPDGRVIRVGSERFEAPECLFQPHLVDCDQPGIAEFLFNTIQAADVDVRSSLFKAIVLSGGSSMYPGLPSRLEKELKQLWLTRVLQGNPERLNKFKVRIEDPPRRRHMVFLGGAVLANIMADKDSMWISRQEWEEQGTRILEKLGPR, via the exons ATGGCGAACGAAGCTCCAATAG TTCTCGACGGCGGCACAGGCTTTCTCAAAGTCGGCTATGCCGCCCAGAATTTCCCCGAGTTCCAATACCCATCCATCGTCGGCCGGCCCATCCTGCGTACCGAGGAGCAAGGAGGCAGCGATATGGTTATCAAGGATATCATGTGTGGTGAcgaggctgctgccgcccGCACCATGCTGCAAGTTTCGTACCCAATGGAGAACGGTATCGTGAAGAAGTGGGACGACATGCAGCATCTCTGGGATTACACCTTTTACGAAAAAATGAAGGTTGATACCCGGGGCCGCAAGATCCTGCTCACCGAACCACCGCTCAACCCGCTGAGGAACCGGGAGCAGATGTGCCAGGTCATGTTTGAGCGCTAcgagtttgggggggtgtATGTGGCTATTCAAGCTGTTCTGGCGCTTTATGCTCAGG GTCTCAGCtccggtgttgttgttgattcCGGCGATGGCGTTACGCATATTGTTCCCGTCTACGAGTCCGTCGTCCTCAACCATCTCACGCGCCGCCTCGATGTTGCAGGTCGCGACGTTACCCGCAACCTGATTGCGCTGCTGACGCGCCGAGGCTATGCCCTCAACCGTACCGCCGATTTCGAAACGGTCCGCcagatgaaggagaagctcTGCTATGTCTCTTATGACCTCGAGCTGGATAAGCGATTGAGCGAAGACACGACGGTGTTGGTTGAAAGCTACACACTCCCTGACGGCCGTGTGATCCGTGTTGGATCCGAGAGATTCGAGGCCCCCGAGTGTCTGTTCCAGCCCCATCTCGTCGACTGCGACCAGCCGGGTATCGCCGAATTCCtgttcaacaccatccaagCCGCCGATGTGGATGTCCgatcctccctcttcaagGCTATTGTATTGTCGGGTGGGAGCAGCATGTATCCTGGTCTTCCTTCACGCCTTGAGAAGGAGTTGAAGCAGCTTTGGCTCACAAGAGTGTTGCAAGGGAACCCGGAACGGTTGAACAAGTTCAAGGTTAGAATAGAAGACCCGCCGCGGAGAAGGCACATGGTTTTCTTGGGTGGTGCTGTGTTGGCCAACATTATGGCCGACAAGGACAGCATGTGGATTTCCAggcaggagtgggaggagcaaGGCACGAGAATCCTGGAGAAGCTCGGGCCGAGATaa
- a CDS encoding hypothetical protein (EggNog:ENOG503P0U7; COG:K), with amino-acid sequence MSATLDEGAQPVTIPDSQKVEKKHKRSKSEKKRSRDEDDAAVVEETPRKSKKTKNGDLELPVRLGSQAAADEPSKKKKKKKDQLGNGEAQTDEVVVDEEKSSRKKSSKSKKEPKEEPEDAMQIDTPEKSKSEKKRKEKKSKKDNLETEANVDGQEKKKKKKSKDKTGTETETPTQASHEVATELPSSDSEYPFFTQTVSLYVPFYPIGFDKPLTNVAAQHLDPLLNHYSPLLRGVLLSYSNLNLSERPAKASITNPPTDETPAWLHSVDEYAVGFGWLTFDAQLFVPSRGKWMEGVVQLQSEGHIGVVCWNKFNASIEAKRLPQGWKWVDISKDDPFARSNSSQPEADENGEEKEGQQQEEEDILDGEELQVVEQMHTTGYWVNEKGRKVGGKLRFRIMNFDVGQAGDYGYLSIEGTCLELDEERALAKEEREYEKRRRNKQNPSGLLKPLSRRVPEFSMTKFGKDDEEEDGTKKTVLYKASRPGTPDD; translated from the coding sequence ATGTCTGCCACTCTTGATGAGGGCGCCCAGCCCGTAACAATCCCAGACAGCCAAAAAGTCGAAAAGAAGCACAAAAGGTCCAAGTCGGAAAAGAAACGCTCGagagacgaggacgacgccGCCGTTGTGGAAGAAACCCCCCGCAAATccaaaaagaccaaaaatGGAGATCTCGAGTTGCCCGTGAGGCTAGGGTCGCAAGCTGCGGCCGATGAACcctcgaagaagaagaagaagaagaaggatcaACTTGGAAATGGCGAGGCACAAACTGACGAGGTAGTGGTCGACGAGGAAAAGTCGTCCCGCAAGAAGTCGAGCAAATCCAAGAAGGAGCCCAAGGAAGAGCCTGAAGATGCCATGCAGATCGACACTCCAGAGAAGTCCAAATCGGAAAAGAAGCGCAAGGAGAAGAAATCGAAAAAGGACAACCTAGAAACAGAAGCAAACGTTGACgggcaggaaaagaagaagaagaaaaagagcaAGGACAAGACCGGGACCGAGACTGAGACACCGACCCAGGCTTCACACGAGGTTGCCACCGAACTCCCAAGCAGCGACTCTGAATATCCATTCTTCACCCAAACCGTTTCTCTCTACGTGCCCTTCTACCCTATTGGCTTCGACAAGCCCCTCACCAACGTTGCTGCGCAGCATCTCGACCCCCTCTTGAATCACTACTCGCCACTTTTGCGCGGCGTCCTCCTCAGCTACTCTaatctcaacctctccgaGCGCCCAGCCAAGGCGAGtatcaccaacccacccaccgATGAGACTCCCGCCTGGCTGCACTCAGTCGACGAGTATGCCGTAGGCTTCGGCTGGCTCACTTTTGACGCCCAACTGTTCGTGCCATCGCGAGGCAAGTGgatggagggtgtggtgCAACTCCAGAGCGAAGGCCACATTGGCGTGGTGTGCTGGAACAAGTTCAACGCAAGCATCGAAGCAAAGCGTCTCCCGCAAGGCTGGAAATGGGTTGACATCTCCAAGGACGATCCGTTTGCCAGGTCGAACAGCAGCCAACCAGAGGCGGACGAGAATGGCGAGGAGAAAGAAGGTCAacagcaagaggaggaggatatcctagatggggaggagctgCAGGTGGTTGAGCAGATGCACACAACAGGTTACTGGGTCAATGAGAAGGGCCGCAAAGTCGGAGGCAAGCTCCGGTTCCGCATCATGAACTTTGACGTCGGCCAGGCGGGAGACTATGGATATCTCAGCATTGAGGGCACATGTCTGGAACTGGACGAGGAGCGCGCTTTGGCAAAGGAGGAGCGCGAGTACGAGAAGAGGCGGCGGAACAAGCAAAATCCGAGCGGGCTCCTCAAGCCGCTATCAAGGCGGGTGCCCGAGTTCAGCATGACCAAGTTTGGcaaggacgacgaggaggaagatggcacCAAAAAGACTGTCTTGTACAAGGCCAGTCGCCCAGGAACGCCCGATGATTAG
- a CDS encoding hypothetical protein (EggNog:ENOG503P5EQ) — MATLRSILACLSFRRNRANRAGYTELLYDSLDSHGQIDNEKFGLYSDSPPGNNHEEGQYRSAPLMAYTSSADDDEEQLVAIAKKIVNLMHKAEFNDDSLQIAITNVVGERRWNRKLIEECLDNVVELVEQGRQNMGDAMTEALDRVTDVADEEFAFPRRHPESVDGFIAIVSVGVLAEMQGAWARRGSVADWWMREYKAYIPEGRVETFFTRLDMVDPAE; from the exons ATGGCAACCCTCCGctccatcctcgcctgcCTCTCCTTCCGCCGCAACCGCGCCAACCGGGCCGGCTACACCGAGCTCCTCTACGACTCCCTCGACTCTCACGGTCAGATTGACAACGAAAAGTTCGGCCTCTACTCCGACTCCCCACCCGGCAATAACCATGAAGAAGGGCAGTACCGATCCGCCCCCTTGATGGCCTACACTTCATctgccgacgacgacgaggagcaGCTCGTGGCCATTGCCAAAAAGATCGTAAACTTGATGCACAAAGCCGAGTTCAACGACGACTCCCTTCAGATCGCCATCACAAATGTCGTCGgcgagaggaggtggaaCCGCAAACTGATCGAGGAGTGTCTGGACAATGTTGTCGAGTTGGTCGAGCAGGGGAGGCAGAACATGGGGGATGCCATGACCGAGGCGCTGGACAGGGTGACGGACGTTGCGGATGAGGAGTTTGCGTTTCCGAGACGGCACCCGGAGAGCGTGGACGGGTTTATTGCGATTGTCTCGGTTGGAGTTCTGGCTGAGATGCAGGGCGCTTGG gcgaggagggggagtgtaGCTGACTGGTGGATGAGGGAGTACAAGGCGTATATCCCCGAGGGCAGGGTTGAGACCTTCTTTACAAGGCTGGATATGGTGGATCCTGCTGAATAG
- the DCG1 gene encoding Protein dcg1 (COG:E; EggNog:ENOG503P15C) has translation MGNFTQHESLDLAGAVILRIHLDFGNHLDISRDCDTTAAMSTAFVRRTTKILILNPNSSASMTHGVEEAIRGINLPLSTEIYTYTAPPASPASINDGDDVQQSADVVLRNLQDTGILKEYDAVLVACYSVHPLVHLVQENWPHLAVTGIFEASIVTSLSLLPYQDNWGIVTTGKFWEKHLSDGVHHFVGSENSNTRFAGVETTGLNAGDFHGGVDPVVVRQKLCEATKRLLDRGVQAVVMGCAGMAGLEDIIRSVATEGRGEEAGKKLLVIDGVKAGVGLLEQMVRNKRMFQRS, from the exons ATGGGAAATTTTACTCAACACGAATCTCTAGATCTCGCCGGGGCTGTCATTCTACGAATTCATCTAGACTTTGGTAACCATCTCGATATATCTAGAGACTGCGATACCACAGCCGCCATGTCAACCGCTTTTGTTAGACGCACCACCAAGATCCTGATCTTgaaccccaactcctctgCATCCATGACCcatggggttgaggaggccaTTCGGGGTATAAATCTACCTTTG TCGACCGAGATTTACACCTacacagcaccaccagcatctCCAGCATCCATCAACGACGGTGATGACGTGCAGCAGAGCGCAGACGTTGTTCTGCGCAACCTCCAAGACACGGGCATCCTCAAGGAATATGATGCCGTACTGGTTGCTTGCTATTCCGTGCACCCTCTGGTCCATCTCGTCCAGGAAAACTGGCCCCATCTTGCTGTGACGGGCATTTTTGAAGCGAGCATCGTAACGTCGCTGTCACTGCTGCCCTACCAAGACAATTGGGGCATCGTCACGACCGGGAAGTTCTGGGAGAAGCACCTGTCTGACGGCGTGCACCACTTCGTTGGAAGTGaaaacagcaacaccagatTTGCCGGTGTCGAGACCACTGGTCTGAATGCTGGGGATTTCCACGGTGGCGTTGACCCTGTCGTGGTTCGACAAAAGCTATGCGAAGCTACGAAGAGACTGCTGGACCGTGGCGTGCAGGCTGTAGTCATGGGTTGCGCGGGAATGGCTGGTCTGGAGGACATCATCAGGTCAGTTGCCACTGAAGGGCGTGGTGAAGAGGCTGGAAAGAAGTTGCTTGTCATTGATGGTGTCAAGGCTGGGGTTGGCTTGCTTGAACAAATGGTCCGTAACAAGCGCATGTTCCAAAGATCGTAA
- a CDS encoding hypothetical protein (EggNog:ENOG503NZTH; COG:S) — protein MTFTPTRILIFGGTGTIGSYITTSLLRAQPRFPQITLFTSPGTAEKKASQIAKWKSDGLSVIVGDLTSSADVKSAYQSSQADTVISAVGRGGLQHQIELLRLAEESNTVQWFLPSEYGTDIEHNDKSPDEKPHQLKLKVRKYIRDELRRVKVTYVVTGPYFDMWVDTAPGLESAGGFKPEEKKAWIIEDGEGKIGFCTMWDVGKFVVGTLRHAEESFGKALKVQSFIVSPNEVLAEYEKQTGAKWEVTKTPLDDLKSLEIDLWAKGNPRATSATLRRIWAEGGTLYEKNDNDVLNVEGLDSLADAVKHALAGGYKADTF, from the exons ATGACTTTCACACCAACTCGAATTTTGATCTTTGGCGGGACCGGCACCATCGGCTCCTACATCACTACGTCCCTGCTCCGTGCCCAGCCCCGGTTCCCTCAAATCACgctcttcacctcccccggGACCGCCGAAAAGAAGGCATCTCAGATCGCGAAATGGAAGTCGGATGGTCTCTCGGTCATTGTTGGTGACCTAACTTCATCCGCCGACGTCAAGTCCGCGTATCAGTCTTCCCAAGCAGACACAGTCATCTCAGCAGTGGGGCGCGGAGGTCTTCAGCACCAGATCGAACTGCTGCGCCTGGCTGAGGAGTCCAACACTGTCCAGTGGTTCTTGCCGAGCGAGTATGGCACTGATATTGAACACAACGACAAGAGCCCTGATGAGAAGCCCCACCAGTTGAAGCTCAAGGTGCGGAAATACATTAGAGACGAGCTAAGGAGGGTCAAGGTGACATACGTGGTCACTGGGCCGTATTTCGATATGTGGGTTGACACTGCTCCTGGTCTGGAGTCTGCTGGCGGCTTCAAGcctgaggagaagaaggcgtgGATTattgaggatggagagggcaAAATTGGCTTTTGCACCATGTGGGA TGTGGGCAAGTTCGTTGTTGGAACACTCCGTCATGCCGAGGAGTCTTTTGGGAAGGCCCTCAAGGTCCAAAGCTTCATTGTTTCGCCCAACGAAGTTCTGGCCGAGTATGAGAAGCAGACTGGCGCCAAGTGGGAGGTCACCAAGACGCCCCTGGATGACCTCAAATCTTTGGAAATTGACTTGTGGGCAAAAGGCAATCCTAGGGCGACCAGTGCCACACTCCGAAGGATCTGGGCTGAAGGGGGTACTTTGTATGAAAAGAACGACAATGATGTGTTGAATGTGGAAGGTTTGGATTCCTTGGCAGATGCTGTGAAGCACGCGCTCGCAGGAGGGTACAAGGCCGATACCTTTTAG
- a CDS encoding hypothetical protein (COG:J; EggNog:ENOG503P333) encodes MADSDAPVTLRTRKFIRNPLLGRKQMVVDILHPGRANISKEDLREKLAALYKAQKDQVSVFGLRTQFGGGKTTGFALIYDSPEAMKKFEPRYRLVRVGLATKIERASRQQRKQRKNRQKTLRGTAKVKGPKPKKEK; translated from the exons ATGGCCGACTCTGATGCCCCCGTAACCCTGCGCACGCGGAAGTTCATCCGCAACCCTCTGCTCGGCCGCAAGCAGATGGTCGT ggacatcctccaccccggtcgcgccaacatctccaaggaGGACCTCCGCGAGAAGCTCGCTGCCCTCTACAAGGCCCAGAAGGATCAAGTTTCCGTCTTCGGTCTCCGCACCCAGTTCGGTGGTGGCAAGACCACCGGCTTTGCCCTCATCTATGACTCCCCCGAGGCCATGAAGAAGTTCGAGCCCCGCTACAGACTCGTCCGTGTTGGCCTTGCCACCAAGATTGAGCGTGCTTCCAGACAGCAGC GCAAGCAGCGCAAGAACCGCCAGAAGACCCTCCGCGGTACTGCGAAGGTCAAGggccccaagcccaagaaggagaaataA
- a CDS encoding hypothetical protein (EggNog:ENOG503NXXF; BUSCO:EOG09263VOP; COG:J), with the protein MKPRQMSSWTRTRPYSPFNMSSQDPQVTRFCWQCLQLDAAPEYPDGEVLCLDAVQEEIYKKLFGHDVAFPLPPRYGLKVLKELTSRIERSIVDWEKHGISDNLMTTMSALLSVPLPSEVVAAQQKCHVAYHLSLLQEPSDAAVVLLESRSIISGSGTTGLRTWEAALHMGQYLCANPTLVKGKRLLELGTGTGYVAILCAKYLGAEHVIASDGSEDVVNNLPDNLFINGLQGTDRVSVSELRWGHALLGIEEEEWNGGREVDVVLGADITYDASVIPALVATLQNLVAISPGVVILIAATERNRATFESFLEVCQKRGFHVHYELFPVLPRPEQRGPFYNDATPIHICQLTVA; encoded by the exons ATGAAACCACGACAGATGTCGAGCTGGACTCGAACAAGACCGTACTCACCCTTCAACATGAGCAGCCAAGACCCACAAGTGACCCGATTCTGTTGGCAGTGCCTGCAGTTGGATGCCGCACCAGAATATCCAGACGGTGAGGTCCTTTGCCTCGATGCGGTCCAAGAGGAAATCTACAAGAAGTTGTTTGGCCATGATGTCGCATTCCCGCTTCCTCCCCGCTATGGGCTAAAAGTGCTCAAGGAGTTGACGTCGAGAATCGAACGCTCTATCGTGGACTGGGAGAAGCAT GGAATATCAGATAATCTCATGACCACCATGTCTGCGTTGTTATCTGTTCCATTGCCTtcagaggtggtggctgccCAGCAAAAGTGCCATGTGGCATACCACCTTTCCCTGCTCCAGGAACCCAGTGATGCAGCTGTGGTCTTGCTGGAATCTCGTTCCATTATCTCGGGTTCAGGGACAACAGGCCTACGAACATGGGAGGCAGCATTGCACATGGGCCAGTATCTCTGCGCCAACCCAACACTTGTCAAGGGGAAGCGTCTGCTGGAGCTCGGAACTGGAACAGGATACGTTGCCATCTTGTGTGCCAAATATCTCGGCGCAGAACATGTCATTGCCTCGGACGGTTCTGAAGATGTGGTGAATAACCTCCCAGACAACCTTTTCATCAACGGTCTTCAGGGCACAGACAGGGTGTCTGTCTCTGAGCTCAGATGGGGCCATGCTTTGCTGGGGatcgaagaggaggaatggAACGGTGGAAGAGAGGTCGACGTCGTGCTTGGAGCTGACATCACGTACGACGCGAGTGTAATTCCCGCGCTGGTGGCAACGCTGCAGAACCTCGTTGCTATATCGCCTGGCGTGGTCATTCTGATTGCGGCAACAGAGCGGAACAGAGCGACATTCGAGAGCTTCTTGGAGGTCTGTCAGAAGCGCGGGTTCCATGTCCATTATGAACTGTTTCCAGTGCTGCCTAGGCCGGAGCAGAGAGGGCCATTTTATAATGACGCCACCCCTATACACATTTGCCAATTGACGGTTGCATGA